One Cellulomonas taurus genomic region harbors:
- the map gene encoding type I methionyl aminopeptidase, producing the protein MAFGRDKIELRTLDQIRLMRRAGLVVADALAAARAAAKPGVTTGDLDAAAAEVIAAAGATPSFLGYYDYPATICTSVNEEVVHGIPGSRVLEAGDLVSIDCGAIVEGWHGDSALSLVLDDADPADVALSAVTEKAMWDGIAALWAGDGLADRLNVVGEAVEDAVDGSGVGYGIVEEYVGHGIGSQMHLPPDVLNYRVRERLTRLKPGMCLAIEPMITRGTIATETLADEWTVITADRSRAAHWEHSVALLPDGLFVLTAVDGGAAELGARGVPLASLD; encoded by the coding sequence ATGGCATTCGGCCGTGACAAGATCGAGCTCAGGACGCTGGATCAGATCCGTCTGATGCGGCGGGCCGGACTCGTCGTGGCCGATGCCCTCGCCGCCGCGCGCGCGGCGGCGAAGCCGGGGGTGACCACCGGTGACCTGGACGCCGCCGCCGCCGAGGTGATCGCCGCGGCCGGTGCCACGCCGTCGTTCCTCGGGTACTACGACTACCCGGCCACGATCTGCACCTCGGTGAACGAGGAGGTCGTGCACGGCATCCCCGGGTCTCGCGTGCTGGAGGCCGGGGATCTGGTGTCGATCGACTGCGGCGCGATCGTCGAGGGGTGGCACGGTGACTCAGCGCTGTCCCTGGTGCTCGACGATGCCGACCCGGCGGATGTCGCCCTGAGTGCCGTCACCGAGAAGGCGATGTGGGACGGCATCGCCGCGCTGTGGGCGGGCGACGGCCTGGCCGACCGGCTGAACGTGGTCGGGGAGGCGGTCGAGGACGCCGTGGACGGTTCCGGTGTCGGTTACGGCATCGTCGAGGAGTACGTCGGGCACGGGATCGGCAGCCAGATGCACCTGCCCCCGGACGTGCTCAACTACCGGGTGCGGGAGCGGTTGACCCGGCTCAAGCCCGGCATGTGCCTCGCCATCGAACCGATGATCACCCGGGGCACCATCGCCACCGAGACGCTCGCCGACGAGTGGACGGTGATCACCGCCGACCGTTCCCGTGCCGCGCACTGGGAGCACAGCGTCGCGCTGCTGCCGGACGGGCTGTTCGTGCTGACCGCCGTCGACGGGGGAGCCGCCGAGCTGGGTGCCCGCGGCGTCCCGCTCGCCAGCCTGGACTGA
- a CDS encoding adenylate kinase: MGARLILLGAPGAGKGTQAAKLAERLRVPAISTGDIFRANIKGGTELGKLAQEYSSRGELVPDEVTDSMVRDRLAEPDAVNGFLLDGYPRNTAQVSALDATLTEAGVTLDVALEITVDPEVVVPRLLKRAEIEGREDDTEPVIRRRLDVYAEETAPISGLYAARGLLVQVDGLGEVDQVTERLLAAIEPRLG; this comes from the coding sequence ATGGGTGCACGTCTGATCCTCCTGGGTGCGCCGGGTGCCGGGAAGGGCACCCAGGCCGCCAAGCTCGCCGAGCGGCTGCGCGTCCCGGCCATCTCCACCGGCGACATCTTCCGCGCCAACATCAAGGGCGGCACCGAGCTGGGCAAGCTCGCGCAGGAGTACAGCTCCCGCGGTGAGCTGGTCCCGGACGAGGTCACCGACTCGATGGTGCGCGACCGGCTGGCCGAGCCGGATGCCGTGAACGGCTTCCTGCTGGACGGCTACCCGCGCAACACCGCTCAGGTGTCGGCGCTGGACGCCACGCTGACCGAGGCCGGGGTGACCCTCGACGTCGCGCTGGAGATCACGGTCGACCCCGAGGTCGTGGTTCCGCGGCTGCTGAAGCGTGCGGAGATCGAGGGCCGTGAGGACGACACCGAGCCGGTGATCCGCCGTCGGCTGGACGTCTACGCCGAGGAGACGGCACCGATCTCCGGTCTCTACGCGGCCCGTGGCCTGCTGGTGCAGGTCGACGGCCTCGGCGAGGTCGACCAGGTGACCGAGCGGCTGCTGGCCGCGATCGAACCCCGATTGGGCTGA
- the secY gene encoding preprotein translocase subunit SecY: MLGAFVRAFRTPDLRRKLLFTIGIMVVFRAGSFLPTPGVSYSNVQVCIEQSGSDSGVLGLVNLFSGGALLQLSVFALGIMPYITASIIIQLLRVVIPRFEALHKEGQSGTAKLTQYTRYLTIGLAVLQSTTVIITARNGQLFTGCSVDVIPDGSIVTTGLMILTMTAGTGLIMWLGELITERGVGNGMSLLIFTSIAASFPSAMWSIAGGSGGIGAFAIILVIIILVIALVVFVEQSQRRVPVQYAKRMVGRRTYGGSSTYIPIKINMAGVIPVIFASSLLQVPSLLAGFGDQTAGWKQWIAAHLANPGAPLHIGLYVLLIIFFCYFYTAITFNPDEVADNMKKYGGFIPGIRAGRPTAEYLDYVITRITAPGSIYLALVALIPTIAFIVLGVGTSIPFGGSSVLIVVGVGLETVKQIESQLQQRHYEGFLR; the protein is encoded by the coding sequence GTGCTAGGCGCATTCGTGCGGGCCTTCAGGACCCCCGATCTGCGGCGCAAGCTGCTGTTCACGATCGGCATCATGGTCGTGTTCCGGGCCGGTTCGTTCCTGCCCACCCCGGGGGTCTCGTACTCCAACGTGCAGGTCTGCATCGAGCAGTCGGGCTCGGACAGCGGTGTCCTGGGCCTGGTGAACCTGTTCAGCGGTGGTGCACTGCTCCAGCTGTCGGTGTTCGCGCTGGGGATCATGCCGTACATCACCGCGAGCATCATCATCCAGCTGCTCCGGGTGGTCATCCCGCGGTTCGAGGCCCTGCACAAGGAGGGCCAGTCCGGCACCGCGAAGCTGACCCAGTACACCCGGTACCTGACCATCGGTCTGGCGGTGCTGCAGTCGACCACCGTCATCATCACCGCGCGCAACGGTCAGCTGTTCACCGGCTGTTCGGTCGACGTGATCCCGGACGGGTCGATCGTGACCACCGGTCTGATGATCCTCACCATGACCGCCGGTACCGGCCTGATCATGTGGCTGGGTGAGCTGATCACCGAGCGCGGTGTCGGCAACGGCATGTCGCTGCTGATCTTCACCTCGATCGCCGCGTCCTTCCCGAGCGCCATGTGGTCGATCGCCGGTGGTTCCGGTGGCATCGGCGCCTTCGCGATCATCCTGGTCATCATCATCCTGGTGATCGCCCTGGTGGTCTTCGTCGAGCAGTCGCAGCGCCGGGTCCCGGTGCAGTACGCCAAGCGGATGGTGGGTCGCCGCACCTACGGCGGGTCCAGCACCTACATCCCGATCAAGATCAACATGGCCGGTGTGATCCCGGTGATCTTCGCGTCGTCCCTGCTGCAGGTGCCGTCGCTGCTCGCCGGGTTCGGGGACCAGACCGCCGGCTGGAAGCAGTGGATCGCCGCCCACCTGGCGAACCCGGGTGCGCCGTTGCACATCGGGCTGTACGTCCTCCTGATCATCTTCTTCTGCTACTTCTACACCGCGATCACGTTCAACCCGGACGAGGTCGCCGACAACATGAAGAAGTACGGCGGCTTCATCCCGGGTATTCGCGCCGGTCGGCCGACCGCCGAGTACCTGGACTACGTGATCACCCGGATCACCGCGCCGGGGTCGATCTACCTCGCCCTGGTCGCCCTGATCCCGACCATCGCGTTCATCGTGCTCGGCGTCGGGACCTCGATCCCGTTCGGCGGGTCGTCGGTGCTGATCGTCGTCGGTGTCGGTCTGGAGACCGTCAAGCAGATCGAGTCGCAGCTGCAGCAGCGTCACTACGAAGGGTTCCTCCGCTGA
- the rplO gene encoding 50S ribosomal protein L15 produces MAEKKAAETTPEETPAKAPKATKAKATATAAAAEKPAAKKPAAKKPAAAKAAAPKDEAKTTEGAGGTLKVHHLRPAPGAKTAKTRVGRGEASKGKTAGRGTKGTKARYQVPERFEGGQMPLHMRLPKLRGFKNPFRVEYQVVNLEKLASLYPEGGEVTVEDLVAKGAVRKGQPVKVLGAGELTVKLSVAVDALSGSAKDKILAAGGSVAQQD; encoded by the coding sequence ATGGCTGAGAAGAAGGCTGCCGAGACCACTCCGGAGGAGACCCCGGCCAAGGCTCCGAAGGCGACCAAGGCGAAGGCGACGGCCACTGCGGCTGCTGCCGAGAAGCCCGCCGCCAAGAAGCCGGCTGCCAAGAAGCCGGCGGCCGCCAAGGCCGCTGCGCCCAAGGACGAGGCCAAGACCACCGAAGGTGCCGGCGGCACCCTCAAGGTCCACCACCTCCGTCCCGCCCCGGGCGCCAAGACCGCCAAGACCCGTGTGGGTCGTGGTGAGGCGTCGAAGGGTAAGACCGCCGGTCGTGGTACCAAGGGCACCAAGGCCCGGTACCAGGTGCCGGAGCGCTTCGAGGGTGGGCAGATGCCGCTGCACATGCGGCTGCCCAAGCTCCGCGGCTTCAAGAACCCGTTCCGGGTCGAGTACCAGGTCGTGAACCTGGAGAAGCTCGCGTCGCTGTACCCCGAGGGTGGCGAGGTCACCGTCGAGGACCTGGTGGCCAAGGGCGCGGTCCGCAAGGGCCAGCCGGTCAAGGTGCTCGGTGCCGGTGAGCTCACCGTGAAGCTCTCCGTGGCGGTGGACGCGCTGTCCGGTTCGGCCAAGGACAAGATCCTGGCCGCCGGCGGCAGCGTCGCGCAGCAGGACTGA
- the rpmD gene encoding 50S ribosomal protein L30, giving the protein MARLKVTQTKSAIGGKQNQRDTLRTLGLKRIGDVVVKEDRPEIRGMVNTVTHLVAVEEVE; this is encoded by the coding sequence ATGGCCCGCCTCAAGGTGACCCAGACCAAGTCCGCCATCGGCGGTAAGCAGAACCAGCGCGACACGCTGCGCACCCTGGGCCTGAAGCGGATCGGCGACGTCGTCGTCAAGGAGGACCGTCCCGAGATCCGCGGCATGGTCAACACGGTGACGCACCTGGTCGCGGTCGAGGAGGTGGAGTGA